Below is a genomic region from Panulirus ornatus isolate Po-2019 chromosome 63, ASM3632096v1, whole genome shotgun sequence.
CACTGAGTGATAACTCTTTAAAACTTCCAGTAGCATCAGCTGCCCAGTCTGTAAGAGAAGTGTCACCAGCAAAAGTTATACCAACAGCTGTGGGATCTCCTAATGTTGTGATAGAGTCTAGAGAGGCAATAGAGCAGGAGAGGAAAGCTagaaaagaagcaaaaaagacaaagaaaaaaggtGGAGAAAAGGGTAAAAGTGGAGATGATAAGATGAATTGTAAAATGGAGGAAGTCAAGAGAGGAGCCTCACAAGAAGTAGCAGTGCCACGTACAAGAGAGAAACAACCAGGAGATAATTGCAAACCACTGCAACAAGCACAACATACTAGGCTTTCTGATGGAACTCAAGGATCCAGTCAGGAAAGTGCTACTGGAAAGTCCAAAGCagatttgaggagagagagacgtgaaaaACAGGAGGCTCAGAGACAAGCAAAGATGGCTGCTAAAGTCCAACAAGAAGCAGAAGCACAACATAAGGGGCAAGAGCATGTACATCCAAGTAATGATAAAACAAAGCCACcccagaggaagaagaggttgggaagtgaaggaggaaagagGTGGAGAGACAAGAAGAGTTTCGATAAAGGGCCCACTGGTCGCCGCATTCCTTTACTGGGACACCTCACTCCACACTCCTCCCAGCCACCAGAACTTCCAGTCAATTGTGATACCATCCATCCAGCTGTTCGAACTCTTGGGCTAAAGATGAAGGtagttattttctcttttcatttttttttatcattcttaaaTCACATGACCACTGGCTTTTAAAGATGTTCATACACTTATTTAGGAATATTTCACTGGGAAATTGAATTTTGGTATTCAGTATTGCCTGATAGTACTAATCATCTCATAAACATATTTAAAGCCAGGATTCAGTAATCAAAAGACGTGTGTGCTGAATATATCATGGCTTTCTTTATGTGTAGTTGTAAGAGGAGTATTATGCATAGTTTTTAATATTGATACTTTTCCTTCCCATATAAGATTCATAGAAattttgttttatgtatttagATGGAGCAGGCAGAATTCTAGGAACCAAAAGGTGCATTTCATTGTAGAAAGGATTTCACCATAGTAGGGAATGTCAAATAGAAAGCGGTATTCCAGAATTTTTGTAGAAGCCTTTTGCCAGTATTGTTACTTCAACAATAAAaggaaaagaggggaaaataaAGACTTAATAAGCTTTGAAGCACTTATTATGTTCAGTGTGCATTTTTATTTTGGCCAACATGGCATAGGCAAAAGTTTGCATTCATAATGGCTATCTCAGATGAAAGGTAAGACAAGTGAGCCTGAAATTACAAATGTAGTAGGTATTGATTTGAGCTCCTCAGCATTTATAAACTAGACTCTTAAGGATGGGAAGGTCATAGGAAAACTCAAAAGACAGAAAGGCATTTCACACTTTTGCCATATGAAGAAAGAAGGAGGTAGCTTAATGGCCAGTCTTTGTTTAACAAGACTCCACACAGAATCTTAGCAAGTAGCAGCCAGACACATGCTATGGGTCCAGGTTGTAGAGGAAGGGACACAGATGGCTGATAAGGGCAGTGAACAGAATGTTACTTTTGCcttttcctggtgcaaccttaCTAATGGGGAAATGTGtgaaaatgcatgaaagaaatgtatgtaagtgggactctggtttcagtgcataatacatgacttAGAGAATGTGAGCATATGAGGCTGGTCTTCATCTGTCCTTAGTGtcaccttgctgacatgggaaaaaagaatgaaagaaagaaaagaaaatatgtatatattttcttacaaATTTGTCATTTCCTGCAACTGTGAGGTATTGCTGGGAACAGATAAAgaacatttgctcacatccaccctctagttgtcatgtatgatgcactgaaattAGAGccctctacccacaaccaggcccctcagTTCATTCCATGATTTCCTCTGACTGATTGCTTCATATGACATGGCTTAATCCATTGATAACTTGTTGTCCtcttgtaaaccacattgctccagctCACTTTTCATGCATATTTCATGCTGTCTTGCATGTTCATACACATTTCTCAAAGCAtccttcactccatttttccacctcttcctcagttcccccttttccttgtctccACATCCAATGTGTATactctcttagtcatcctctccatttgtccaagcCATTTTAGTAAACCCTCATCATTTGTCTCATACTTACTCCTCTTACTGTCTCACCACTCTTTATCTTATAATTTCTTATTCAATTAATCCTCCCCACCTCTTATTGCCCAttagcatttcatatccaacacatccatcctataCCATAATTTTTTTGTTTAGGGATCACACTtcacagtgtgggtgtgtgcacaTAGGACTTTTATTTAAAAGTGTTCCAGGCATTACTTCAAtaaagtgggaaacagtgaaTAAGTTTAAGATAATTCATTGTAATTAGATTTTTGTTGTTGAGATTACTGCTGCAGATCTTTTTGCTGTTAATGAAGTTTATTTTTCATGTATTAGGCCAGATTTCTTCAAACCATTGCACTCAAAGTTTTACAAGTTATAAAAAAAACCTTCAAGCAGGTGAATGCATGAGAGAACAGACTCAAAAGTCATGTTGTGTACTTCACATGCTGGGATACTACCTCTCCTTAATAattgttatttttttatcatttccacAGAACCATATTGTGGATGGCTCAACAGCTAGAGTTGTGTCTACATTAGCAGCCCTTAAGAGACTTATTAG
It encodes:
- the eIF2Bdelta gene encoding uncharacterized protein eIF2Bdelta isoform X2 gives rise to the protein MSQATTKLDNLCHLLENIVIQHSGKEALSDNSLKLPVASAAQSVREVSPAKVIPTAVGSPNVVIESREAIEQERKARKEAKKTKKKGGEKGKSGDDKMNCKMEEVKRGASQEVAVPRTREKQPGDNCKPLQQAQHTRLSDGTQGSSQESATGKSKADLRRERREKQEAQRQAKMAAKVQQEAEAQHKGQEHVHPSNDKTKPPQRKKRLGSEGGKRWRDKKSFDKGPTGRRIPLLGHLTPHSSQPPELPVNCDTIHPAVRTLGLKMKNHIVDGSTARVVSTLAALKRLISDYRTPESCDLSRDLAEKLLPNVAFLNACRTQAVAMDNAIRFLKHKINSIEPTMPEAQAKDQLRTAIDDYVQEHINLASSTIASHAASLIQDGDVILTFGYSALVSDVVEAVCGEGHKVSIVVADSPHPASGAAMVKRLSSLGVTTYYRLITDVTHIMPKGMQIV